One Ignisphaera sp. DNA window includes the following coding sequences:
- the ilvC gene encoding ketol-acid reductoisomerase — protein sequence MAKMYRDENVDISYVKNKKIAILGYGSQGRAWALNLRDSGLDVVVGLERQGESWKKAEEDGFKPIHTRDAVKDADIIVFLVPDMVQKSLWLNSVKPYMKKSADMVFAHGFNIHYKLIEPPKDSDVYMIAPKAPGPMVRKAFESGYGVPALVAVYQDVSGYAMKKALAIAKGLGCTRAGVIETTFAEETETDLFGEQVILVGGITELIKASFETLVKNGYQPEVAYFEVLNELKLIVDLIYEGGLVHMLKAVSDTAKYGGITVGKMVIDDHVKANMVKALERIKNGEFAKEWIEEYERGMPTVRRELEELRNSLIERVGDEIRKMIFKKV from the coding sequence ATGGCTAAAATGTATCGAGATGAAAATGTTGATATAAGCTATGTGAAAAACAAGAAAATTGCTATACTTGGCTATGGGAGTCAGGGGAGGGCATGGGCACTCAACTTAAGGGATTCTGGACTTGATGTTGTCGTCGGTTTGGAGAGGCAGGGTGAGAGCTGGAAGAAGGCTGAGGAAGATGGGTTCAAACCTATACATACAAGGGATGCTGTCAAAGATGCCGATATTATAGTGTTTCTAGTTCCCGACATGGTTCAGAAGAGTCTTTGGCTCAACAGTGTAAAGCCGTATATGAAGAAGTCTGCTGACATGGTCTTTGCTCACGGGTTTAACATACACTATAAACTGATTGAGCCGCCCAAAGACTCTGATGTCTACATGATTGCTCCGAAAGCCCCTGGGCCAATGGTTAGAAAAGCTTTCGAATCAGGCTATGGAGTTCCAGCTCTTGTAGCCGTATATCAAGATGTTAGCGGATACGCTATGAAAAAAGCCCTAGCTATTGCAAAAGGACTTGGATGTACGAGAGCAGGTGTAATTGAGACGACGTTTGCCGAGGAGACAGAAACAGATCTCTTTGGGGAGCAGGTCATCCTCGTTGGAGGCATCACAGAGCTCATAAAAGCTTCGTTCGAGACTCTAGTCAAAAACGGCTATCAACCTGAGGTAGCATATTTTGAAGTTTTAAACGAGTTGAAACTGATAGTCGATCTAATTTATGAAGGTGGTCTAGTCCACATGCTGAAGGCTGTTTCCGATACTGCAAAGTATGGTGGGATAACTGTTGGCAAAATGGTTATAGACGACCATGTGAAGGCAAATATGGTAAAGGCTCTTGAGAGGATAAAGAATGGGGAGTTTGCAAAGGAATGGATAGAAGAATACGAAAGGGGTATGCCAACAGTTCGCAGAGAACTTGAAGAACTGAGAAACAGTTTAATTGAAAGAGTTGGGGATGAGATAAGAAAAATGATCTTTAAAAAAGTTTAA